The Caballeronia sp. Lep1P3 genome window below encodes:
- the wrbA gene encoding NAD(P)H:quinone oxidoreductase — MNDILVLYYSRHGATRELALAIAQGVDSVPGMQARVRTVPPVSAVCEATQPDIPADGPPYAELRDLEECAGVALGSPTRFGNMAAPLKYFLDGTTPQWLSGALSGKPACVFTSTGSLHGGQETTLLSMMLPLLHHGMMIVGIPYTESRLTTTQTGGTPYGASHHARTGDDANRHGISADEKALAIALGARLARTARDLVRGAEKN; from the coding sequence ATGAACGACATCCTCGTGCTCTATTACAGCCGCCACGGTGCGACGCGCGAACTCGCGCTCGCCATCGCCCAGGGCGTCGACAGCGTCCCCGGCATGCAGGCGCGCGTGCGCACGGTGCCGCCGGTCTCGGCCGTCTGCGAAGCCACGCAGCCCGACATTCCCGCCGACGGCCCGCCGTATGCCGAACTGCGCGATCTCGAAGAATGCGCGGGCGTGGCGCTCGGTTCCCCGACGCGCTTCGGCAACATGGCCGCGCCGCTCAAATACTTCCTCGACGGCACCACGCCGCAATGGCTCTCGGGCGCGCTCTCCGGCAAGCCCGCTTGCGTCTTCACGTCCACCGGCAGTCTCCACGGCGGCCAGGAAACCACCCTGCTCTCGATGATGCTGCCGCTTCTGCACCACGGCATGATGATCGTCGGCATTCCGTACACCGAATCGCGCCTCACGACGACGCAAACCGGCGGCACGCCCTACGGCGCGTCGCACCATGCGCGCACAGGCGACGACGCCAATCGCCACGGCATCTCGGCCGACGAAAAAGCGCTCGCGATAGCGCTCGGCGCGCGCCTCGCGCGTACGGCACGCGACCTCGTTCGCGGCGCTGAGAAGAACTGA
- a CDS encoding DUF2069 domain-containing protein has protein sequence MNTRPADTTASRGFASGAFACLCALVVLTLLWELWLAPLRPGAWVLALKALPLACAMPGVARRNVYTLQWASMLALVYFAEGIVRGMTDAGLSARLAWMEALLALGFFLCALAYVAPFKRAARRLAREKKR, from the coding sequence ATGAACACGCGCCCCGCCGACACCACCGCCTCGCGCGGCTTTGCATCCGGCGCGTTCGCGTGCCTTTGCGCCCTCGTCGTGCTCACGCTTCTGTGGGAACTGTGGCTCGCGCCGCTGCGCCCCGGCGCGTGGGTGCTCGCCTTGAAGGCGCTGCCGCTCGCATGCGCAATGCCCGGCGTCGCCAGGCGCAACGTCTATACGCTGCAATGGGCGTCGATGCTCGCTCTCGTCTATTTCGCCGAAGGCATCGTGCGCGGCATGACGGATGCGGGCCTCTCGGCGCGTCTCGCGTGGATGGAGGCGCTCTTGGCGCTCGGGTTCTTCCTCTGCGCGCTCGCGTATGTCGCGCCGTTCAAGCGTGCCGCCCGCCGTCTCGCACGCGAGAAGAAACGCTAG
- a CDS encoding FAD-binding oxidoreductase — MTAFAAPFIDACARLIGASHVLTDTHDTEPYLVDWRKRYRGNACAVLLPADAQQVAGIVRLAREHRVALVPQGGNTGLAGGATPDASGAQALVSLRRLNRIRGIDPHNNTITVEAGVVLAEIQARAESEQRLFPLSLAAEGSCTIGGNLSTNAGGTGVLRYGNTRELCLGLEVVTPQGEIWDGLRGLRKDNTGYDLRDLFIGAEGTLGIITAAVMKLHPAPVGKVTALAGLASPHAALDFLAMAQRHAGALLTGFELMSDFSMRLVGRHFPQLRYPFGEPHAQTVLLELSDSESDAHARALFERLMEEALEKGIVEDAVVAENLAQSQAFWDLREHIPLAQAEEGLNIKHDIAVPISSIGRFIEETDAIIAKAAPGARMVTFGHLGDGNLHYNVQAPEGVDQKQFLVEFQAPINALVYEEVHKHRGSISAEHGLGQLKVDEAMHFKSPVEVRLMQTIKAALDPDNLMNPGKVVHWNAQAGKENAA; from the coding sequence ATGACCGCTTTCGCCGCCCCCTTCATCGACGCCTGCGCCCGACTCATCGGCGCGTCCCACGTTCTCACCGATACGCACGATACCGAGCCGTACCTCGTCGACTGGCGCAAGCGCTATCGCGGCAACGCGTGTGCGGTGCTCCTGCCCGCCGACGCGCAGCAGGTCGCCGGCATCGTGCGGCTCGCGCGGGAGCATCGCGTGGCGCTCGTGCCGCAGGGCGGCAACACCGGGCTTGCCGGCGGCGCGACGCCGGATGCGAGCGGCGCGCAGGCGCTCGTGAGCCTCAGGCGCCTGAACCGCATCCGCGGCATCGATCCGCACAACAACACGATCACCGTCGAAGCGGGCGTCGTACTCGCCGAAATCCAGGCGCGGGCCGAGAGCGAGCAGCGCCTCTTCCCGCTGAGCCTCGCCGCCGAGGGCAGTTGCACCATCGGCGGCAATCTGTCGACCAACGCCGGCGGCACCGGCGTGCTGCGCTACGGCAACACGCGCGAACTGTGCCTCGGTCTCGAAGTGGTGACGCCGCAAGGCGAAATCTGGGACGGCCTGCGCGGACTGCGCAAGGACAACACCGGCTACGACTTGCGCGATCTCTTCATCGGCGCCGAAGGCACGCTCGGCATCATCACGGCGGCGGTCATGAAGCTGCATCCCGCGCCGGTCGGGAAGGTCACGGCGCTTGCGGGCCTCGCGTCGCCGCACGCTGCGCTGGATTTCCTCGCGATGGCGCAACGTCACGCCGGCGCGCTTCTGACCGGCTTCGAGCTGATGTCGGATTTTTCGATGCGGCTCGTCGGCCGCCACTTTCCGCAACTGCGCTATCCGTTCGGCGAGCCGCACGCGCAGACCGTGCTGCTCGAACTTTCGGACAGCGAGAGCGACGCGCACGCCCGCGCGCTCTTCGAGCGGCTGATGGAAGAGGCGCTGGAAAAAGGCATCGTGGAGGATGCCGTCGTCGCCGAAAATCTCGCGCAATCGCAGGCATTCTGGGACCTGCGCGAACACATTCCGCTCGCGCAGGCCGAAGAAGGGCTGAACATCAAGCATGACATCGCGGTGCCCATTTCGAGTATCGGCCGATTCATCGAGGAAACCGACGCGATCATCGCGAAGGCCGCGCCCGGCGCGCGCATGGTGACGTTCGGCCACCTCGGTGACGGCAACCTGCATTACAACGTGCAGGCGCCGGAAGGCGTCGATCAGAAGCAGTTTCTGGTGGAATTTCAGGCGCCGATCAACGCGCTCGTGTACGAAGAAGTGCACAAGCATCGCGGCAGCATCAGCGCCGAACATGGCCTCGGGCAACTGAAGGTGGACGAGGCCATGCACTTCAAGTCGCCGGTCGAGGTGCGCCTCATGCAGACGATCAAGGCCGCGCTCGATCCTGACAACCTGATGAACCCCGGCAAGGTCGTGCACTGGAATGCGCAGGCCGGCAAGGAGAACGCCGCATGA
- a CDS encoding metallophosphoesterase produces the protein MKIRVLSDLHLECDEPLAVPYAEADLVVLAGDIHNHAEGLRWAAENFDSDAPVIYVPGNHEYYDGEFGAMEAAMHAAARSVDNVHFLNNAALVDRRGAWRVLGTTLWTDFALFGASEHDIEKAKYACTQVMLDYRGLIQLAWPEPDGEPRAFAPDDFLALHVQARAWLESELAKPFAGQTIVVTHHAPMRESLAPRYAEDIVSAGFINHLPTLTRSPVALWIHGHTHTAFDYTVNGTRVVCNPRGYFDKRTRQWENAAFAWDKVVEI, from the coding sequence ATGAAAATCCGCGTGCTGTCCGACCTGCATCTGGAGTGCGACGAGCCGCTCGCCGTTCCGTATGCCGAGGCCGATCTCGTCGTGCTGGCGGGCGACATCCACAATCACGCCGAAGGCTTGCGCTGGGCGGCGGAGAACTTCGATAGCGACGCGCCCGTCATCTACGTTCCCGGCAACCACGAATATTACGACGGCGAATTCGGCGCGATGGAAGCCGCGATGCACGCCGCCGCGCGCAGCGTCGACAACGTGCATTTTCTGAACAACGCGGCGCTCGTCGATCGCCGCGGCGCGTGGCGCGTGCTCGGCACCACACTCTGGACCGACTTCGCGCTCTTCGGCGCGAGCGAGCACGACATCGAAAAAGCGAAGTACGCCTGCACACAAGTCATGCTGGACTATCGCGGACTGATTCAACTCGCGTGGCCAGAGCCGGACGGCGAGCCGCGCGCCTTCGCGCCCGACGATTTCCTCGCGCTGCACGTTCAGGCGCGCGCGTGGCTCGAAAGCGAACTGGCGAAACCGTTCGCGGGGCAGACCATCGTCGTCACGCATCACGCGCCGATGCGCGAAAGCCTCGCGCCGCGCTACGCGGAAGACATCGTATCGGCGGGCTTCATCAATCACTTGCCGACGCTCACGCGCTCGCCCGTCGCGCTGTGGATTCACGGTCACACGCACACCGCTTTCGATTACACCGTGAACGGCACGCGCGTCGTCTGCAATCCGCGCGGCTACTTCGACAAACGCACGCGCCAGTGGGAAAACGCCGCGTTCGCGTGGGACAAGGTCGTCGAAATCTGA
- a CDS encoding SOS response-associated peptidase, giving the protein MCGRISQYRLPMHYAQRLHLKNPFVLVDADDRRPGYNLSPGTHPLAVYPDESIRAVHWGYCPPWAREKKLPQTINARVETASTSAYFRELWRKARVLVPADGWFEWRVEPRAGDPAARPVKQPYFIRRADGEPMFLAALTSVTRDEHAGVPGAGFVIVTSKADEGLVDVHDRRPLVFSASAGRRWLDAATTPAELQSLVGTDGEPASRFVWYRVSSDVNRTANDEPRLIEPIEAPR; this is encoded by the coding sequence ATGTGCGGCCGAATCAGCCAGTACCGGTTGCCGATGCACTACGCGCAACGCCTGCATCTGAAAAACCCGTTCGTGCTCGTCGATGCCGACGATCGCCGCCCGGGCTATAACCTGTCGCCGGGCACGCACCCGCTCGCCGTCTATCCGGACGAAAGCATCCGCGCCGTGCATTGGGGCTATTGCCCGCCGTGGGCCAGAGAAAAGAAACTGCCGCAGACCATCAACGCGCGCGTCGAAACTGCTTCGACGAGTGCGTATTTCCGCGAGTTGTGGAGAAAGGCGCGCGTTCTGGTGCCCGCCGACGGCTGGTTCGAGTGGCGCGTCGAGCCGCGCGCGGGCGACCCGGCCGCCCGGCCCGTCAAGCAGCCGTATTTCATCCGGCGCGCCGATGGCGAGCCGATGTTTCTCGCCGCGCTCACGAGCGTCACGCGCGACGAACACGCCGGCGTGCCGGGCGCGGGCTTCGTCATCGTGACGTCGAAGGCGGACGAAGGCCTCGTCGACGTGCACGATCGCCGCCCGCTCGTCTTTTCGGCCTCGGCCGGCCGGCGATGGCTCGACGCCGCGACGACGCCGGCCGAGCTTCAATCGCTCGTCGGCACCGATGGCGAGCCGGCGTCGCGCTTCGTGTGGTATCGCGTATCGAGCGACGTCAATCGCACCGCGAACGACGAGCCGCGCCTCATCGAGCCGATCGAAGCGCCGCGATAA
- a CDS encoding LysR family transcriptional regulator, with translation MDTLQNMRVFVRVVEAGSFTAAAQYLNTTTAQASRAVSDLEAHLRTRLLNRTTRRIALTQAGERYLQRCEQILAYVEQAEAEAGDAHARPAGRLKVHAMTSFGQHYVVPMISRYQERHPSVQVDLTLAQRVPDLLDEGYDVSLVLASDLPDSGLVSARLGSAFSIACASPAYIEKHGAPHVLSDLVRHTCLHLITPVFPPGRWVFDGPNGQETVSLGPSTFTVNVAEAMVVAIREGMGIGVLPTSSALPALRAGTLVRVLPQYTLQELNVYALYASRQYLDAKIRTWVEFLREALPETLAADCESLKEFVAT, from the coding sequence ATGGATACGCTACAAAACATGCGCGTCTTCGTGCGCGTCGTCGAAGCGGGCAGCTTTACGGCTGCGGCGCAGTACCTGAATACGACTACCGCACAGGCGTCGCGCGCGGTGTCGGACCTGGAGGCGCATCTGCGAACGCGCCTCTTGAATCGCACGACGCGCCGCATCGCGCTCACGCAGGCGGGCGAGCGCTACCTGCAACGCTGCGAGCAGATTCTCGCGTATGTGGAGCAGGCCGAAGCCGAAGCGGGCGACGCCCATGCGCGCCCGGCCGGCCGCCTGAAAGTGCACGCGATGACGAGCTTCGGCCAGCACTACGTCGTACCGATGATTTCGCGCTACCAGGAGCGGCATCCGTCCGTTCAGGTGGATCTGACGCTCGCGCAGCGCGTGCCCGATCTGCTCGACGAAGGCTACGACGTGTCGCTCGTGCTGGCGTCGGACTTGCCGGACTCCGGGTTGGTATCCGCGCGGCTCGGCTCGGCGTTCAGCATCGCGTGCGCGTCGCCGGCGTATATCGAGAAACACGGCGCGCCGCACGTGCTCTCGGACCTCGTGCGCCATACCTGCCTGCACCTCATCACGCCCGTGTTCCCGCCGGGGCGCTGGGTGTTCGACGGCCCGAACGGACAGGAGACGGTGAGCCTCGGTCCGTCGACGTTCACGGTGAACGTGGCCGAGGCGATGGTCGTCGCGATTCGCGAGGGCATGGGAATCGGCGTGCTGCCGACGTCGTCGGCGCTGCCCGCCTTGCGCGCGGGCACGCTCGTGCGCGTGCTGCCGCAATACACGCTGCAGGAACTCAACGTCTATGCGCTCTATGCGTCGCGCCAGTATCTCGACGCGAAGATCCGGACGTGGGTCGAGTTCCTGCGCGAGGCGCTGCCCGAAACGCTCGCGGCCGATTGCGAGTCGCTGAAGGAATTCGTCGCGACGTGA